DNA from Rubripirellula lacrimiformis:
GTGCCATGGTCCGAGCTGAATGATGAAGTGGTCGCCGCCGACGTGCTGATCGGCGCCACGTCGGCCACCGAACCGATCATCACTCATGACGCCTTTGTCCCGCTACACACACGACGTCGCAATCGTGTGCTGCTGATTCTGGATTTGGCCGTACCGCGTGACTTCGATCCATCGATCGGCGAAATGACCAGCGTCTACCTGTACGGAATCGATGACTTGAAGGCCGCTTGCGAACGCAATCGCCGCGAACGCCAAAAAGAATGGCCCAAGGCCAAACAGATCATCGCCGAAGAAACCGAACGTTTCGTCCAAGCGATCCACCATCGGGCGACCGGGCCGGTGATCCAACGACTGCGCAGCCAAGCGAACGAGTTGAAAAAGGACGAACTGGATCGGCTGAAGAACAAACTAGCACTGGATCCGGCCGACACGGCGACCGCGAAAGAAATCGAAAAGTCGTTTGACCGATTGATCAATAAACTTTTGCACCCGCCGTTAGCATCGATTCGCGACGACGCGGCCGAGGGTCATCGGCAAGGATTGCTAGAAGCGGTCCGGCAACTGTTCAATCTGGGCGACGACTGATCGAGCGCCGGCATGCGGCGATCGAGCGAGACATCGGTTCCAGGACATCATCCGTCAAGTGACTGGATGATCGATGCGCTGGCGAATCGTGGATGGACGTCGCAGCGTTTGAGAGCGGGCGGTCGGGCTAGGCGACCCCTAATATCGCGCTGCCGCAATTTGACTGCCGCAGAGGCAATTCAAACCATTGGCAATCCGAACCATTTTCGCTGCGATTCAACTGGCGCTGTGAATCCACTGACGCATTGGCACTGGCGTTAGGCGACCGAGGTCAGGGAATCAGTCCCATTCTTCTTCGTCTTCTTCTGCGTCGTCGGCGCTATCATCAGCGTCGTCGTCCTCGCTCCAGTCTTCGTCGTCGTCTTCTTCTTCATCGTCGTCGGCGGAGTCATCTTCTTCGTCGTCGTCTTCATCATCGTCGTCGTCATCGTCATCGTCGTCGACTTCTTCCCAGTCGTCTTCGAGTTCGTCGTCGTCCTCTTCATCGTCGTCGTCGTCGTCGTCCCAATCATCGTCGTCGTCATCGTCATCATCCCAATCTTCATCGTCGTCATCATCGACGTCGATTTCGATTTCGTCTTCATCATCCTCGATGATGGCAACAGGGGCATCACCGATCGCCTGGGCAGCGGCAGCGGCCAGTCCAAGCGGGTTGGCGTCAGCGATCGGGGTAACTGCAAAATCGGCGGCTTGGCCGAGAACTGGCGCGACAGAGGCACTCACGACAGGCTCCTTCGTGGATGTCGACAAATCATCAAGGGGTAAATCGGGTTGGGCGTCATCGTTCAACGTTTGCCAATCGATCGGCGGCAAAGCGTCCGTATTGGCTAGCCCGAACAGTTGTAAGAAGCGTTTAGTAGTACCGTAAAGATAAGGCCGTCCAAGTTCTTCGCTACGGCCCGCAATTCGTATCAAATCTCGTTCCATCAATTGCCTCAGCAATTCACCGCAGGCTACCCCGCGGATCGCTTCGGCACTCGCTCGCGACACCGGCTGGCGGTAAGCAACGACCGCAAGCGTTTCCATCATCGGCGTCGACAGCCTCGTCGCTGGAGGCAAATGTCCCAGTCGGGCCAACCAAGGTGCTAACGTTGGATGAGTTAGCATCCGAAAGCCGCCTGCGACCTGTTCTACCCGAATGGCGCGTCCAAGAGTGTCATAAACACGATTCAGCTGGCGGACAAGTGTACGAGCCTCGGTAGCGTCCGCCAAGTGAGCCAATTGAGCAAGTTTACGCGGGCTTAGCGGCGTCTTGGAGATCAACAGGACACCCTCGACTCGCATTCGCCGCACCCGCGGATCTTCGTCATCCTCTTCGCCGGCCGCATCGCCCGCTAGGTCCTCGGTCGCGTGGTCGCCGATCACCGCCAACGACACCGAATAAGGTCGGCGTAGGCCCCTGCGATGTGTTTGCGAAGCCGTCGCCACCGACGTTTGGACGCTGGAAACCTGATTTCCCGCGCCTTGAGTCCCCAGACCGGACGCACTTTGGGCCTGCGCCAACCAGGACCGACCGCCCCACTGGGATACTCGATGATCGGCGGGGGACCAAAGTCGCTGCATGGCTTAAACTAAAAGGAAACTGGAACCAGCGGGTGGATCAACATTGAATTTTAGGGCAGCGGAACTCGCCAAGAGTTTCGGCTGCATGGTGAATTGCCAAACGTCTTGTCGACTGTCGCGGCCTGCAAACGCTTATTCTGATTCGTGACAAACCACTCGATCGGATTGTCGGTCACTTCGGTGATCAACGCTCACTGAACGGTCTTTTCTGATTTCACTCGCGCAACATCTCGCAAGCAGCCTTCCATGTCCACATCGGTTTCCCATGACCCGCCGGCTTCCGATTCCGTCGCCGGCGGTACCGGACCACCCGATCGGCGATCCAAACTTAGCCGCGGCGCGCGTGGAGCTCGGATTGCGATCGCGAT
Protein-coding regions in this window:
- the scpB gene encoding SMC-Scp complex subunit ScpB, with the translated sequence MQRLWSPADHRVSQWGGRSWLAQAQSASGLGTQGAGNQVSSVQTSVATASQTHRRGLRRPYSVSLAVIGDHATEDLAGDAAGEEDDEDPRVRRMRVEGVLLISKTPLSPRKLAQLAHLADATEARTLVRQLNRVYDTLGRAIRVEQVAGGFRMLTHPTLAPWLARLGHLPPATRLSTPMMETLAVVAYRQPVSRASAEAIRGVACGELLRQLMERDLIRIAGRSEELGRPYLYGTTKRFLQLFGLANTDALPPIDWQTLNDDAQPDLPLDDLSTSTKEPVVSASVAPVLGQAADFAVTPIADANPLGLAAAAAQAIGDAPVAIIEDDEDEIEIDVDDDDDEDWDDDDDDDDDWDDDDDDDEEDDDELEDDWEEVDDDDDDDDDDEDDDEEDDSADDDEEEDDDEDWSEDDDADDSADDAEEDEEEWD